One Lutra lutra chromosome 7, mLutLut1.2, whole genome shotgun sequence DNA window includes the following coding sequences:
- the FKBP3 gene encoding peptidyl-prolyl cis-trans isomerase FKBP3 isoform X2, with the protein MFLAEHKLLGNIKNVAKTANKDHLVTAYNHLFESKRFKGTESVSKVSEQVKNVKLNEDKPKETKSEETMDEGPPKYIKSVLKKGDKTNFPKKGDVVHCWYTGTLQDGTVFDTNIQTSSKKKKNAKPLSFKVGIGKVIRGWDEALLTMSKGEKARLEIEPEWAYGKKGQPDAKIPPNAKLIFEVELVDID; encoded by the exons ATG tttcttGCAGAACATAAGTTAttaggaaacattaaaaatgtggCCAAGACAGCTAACAAGGACCATTTGGTTACAGCCTACAACCATCTTTTTGAAAGTAAG CGTTTCAAGGGTACGGAAAGTGTAAGTAAAGTGTCTGAGCAGGTGAAAAATGTGAAGCTTAATgaagataaacccaaagaaaccaAGTCTGAAGAGACTATGGATGAg ggtccaccaaaatatataaaatctgttcttaaaaaaggagataaaaccaACTTTCCCAAAAAGGGTGATGTTGTTCACTGCTGGTATACAGGAACACTACAAGATGGGACTGTTTTTGATACTAATATTCAAACGA gttcaaagaagaagaaaaatgccaaGCCTTTAAGTTTTAAGGTCGGAATAGGCAAAGTTATCAGAGGA TGGGATGAAGCACTCTTAACTATGAGTAAAGGAGAAAAGGCTCGACTAGAGATTGAACCAGAATGGGCTTATGGAAAGAAAGGACAGCCTGATGCCAA AATTCCACCAAATGCAAAACTCATTTTTGAAGTAGAATTAGTGGATATTGACTGA
- the FKBP3 gene encoding peptidyl-prolyl cis-trans isomerase FKBP3 isoform X1 — MAAAVPQRAWTVEQLRSEQLPKKDIIKFLQDHGSDSFLAEHKLLGNIKNVAKTANKDHLVTAYNHLFESKRFKGTESVSKVSEQVKNVKLNEDKPKETKSEETMDEGPPKYIKSVLKKGDKTNFPKKGDVVHCWYTGTLQDGTVFDTNIQTSSKKKKNAKPLSFKVGIGKVIRGWDEALLTMSKGEKARLEIEPEWAYGKKGQPDAKIPPNAKLIFEVELVDID; from the exons ATGGCGGCGGCCGTGCCACAGCGGGCCTGGACCGTGGAGCAGCTGCGCAGCGAGCAGCTACCCAAGAAGGACATTATCAAGTTTCTACAGGACCACGGTTCAGATTCG tttcttGCAGAACATAAGTTAttaggaaacattaaaaatgtggCCAAGACAGCTAACAAGGACCATTTGGTTACAGCCTACAACCATCTTTTTGAAAGTAAG CGTTTCAAGGGTACGGAAAGTGTAAGTAAAGTGTCTGAGCAGGTGAAAAATGTGAAGCTTAATgaagataaacccaaagaaaccaAGTCTGAAGAGACTATGGATGAg ggtccaccaaaatatataaaatctgttcttaaaaaaggagataaaaccaACTTTCCCAAAAAGGGTGATGTTGTTCACTGCTGGTATACAGGAACACTACAAGATGGGACTGTTTTTGATACTAATATTCAAACGA gttcaaagaagaagaaaaatgccaaGCCTTTAAGTTTTAAGGTCGGAATAGGCAAAGTTATCAGAGGA TGGGATGAAGCACTCTTAACTATGAGTAAAGGAGAAAAGGCTCGACTAGAGATTGAACCAGAATGGGCTTATGGAAAGAAAGGACAGCCTGATGCCAA AATTCCACCAAATGCAAAACTCATTTTTGAAGTAGAATTAGTGGATATTGACTGA